A DNA window from Camelina sativa cultivar DH55 chromosome 13, Cs, whole genome shotgun sequence contains the following coding sequences:
- the LOC104736207 gene encoding protein ROOT PRIMORDIUM DEFECTIVE 1-like has protein sequence MEGLRCRLRFYVNAHNMFAIMPERNVLSGESSFGRVWVRFMTSSKRVQDRSREKRVQELEIATEKWKIASKVIFLMEVLKGERDMIITVRSLEQYRRQINLPKPHKISDFIRKSPKLFELYKDQRGVLWCGLTEEGEDLLDEHDKLLEENGDKAAEHVTRCLMMSVDKKLPLDKIVHFRRDFGLPLDFRINWVNKFPQHFKVVKLGDEEYLELVSWNPAWAITELEKKTLGLTEENDHKPGMLSLAFPMKFPPSYKKMYRYRGKIEHFQKRSYLSPYADARGLEAGSKEFDKRAIAVMHELLSFTLEKRLVTDHLTHFRREFVMPQKLMRIFLKHCGIFYVSERGKRFSVFLTEGYEGPELIDKCPLILWKEKLLKFTGYRGRKRDIPTYSDTLDMQERELLESGSEDENLSVEFEKDDVGTDDDEMDIDEVNDAYEEHNKV, from the coding sequence ATGGAAGGGTTACGATGTAGGCTACGATTCTACGTGAATGCCCATAACATGTTTGCGATAATGCCTGAGAGAAACGTTTTATCCGGCGAGTCCTCTTTTGGACGGGTATGGGTGAGGTTCATGACCAGCAGCAAGCGTGTTCAAGATAGAAGCAGGGAAAAGAGAGTCCAAGAGCTCGAGATAGCTACAGAGAAATGGAAAATTGCTTCCAAAGTGATTTTTTTGATGGAGGTGTTGAAGGGTGAGCGAGATATGATCATTACCGTCAGGTCGTTGGAGCAGTATAGAAGGCAGATTAATTTGCCTAAACCGCATAAGATCAGCGATTTCATTAGAAAGTCTCCTAAGTTGTTTGAGTTGTACAAAGATCAGAGAGGGGTCTTGTGGTGTGGGTTGACAGAGGAAGGGGAAGACTTGTTGGACGAGCATGACAAGTTACTTGAAGAGAATGGAGACAAGGCTGCAGAACATGTGACTAGGTGTTTGATGATGTCTGTTGATAAGAAGCTTCCTTTGGATAAGATTGTTCATTTCCGGAGGGATTTCGGGTTGCCTCTTGATTTTAGGATAAACTGGGTCAACAAGTTTCCTCAGCATTTTAAAGTTGTGAAGCTTGGAGATGAGGAGTATCTTGAGCTTGTTTCATGGAACCCAGCTTGGGCTATCACagagttggagaagaagactCTAGGTTTAACTGAGGAAAACGATCACAAGCCTGGTATGCTTTCACTGGCTTTCCCCATGAAGTTTCCTCCGTCATACAAGAAAATGTACAGGTACAGAGGGAAGATCGAACATTTTCAGAAACGATCTTACCTGTCTCCTTATGCTGATGCACGTGGACTCGAAGCTGGTTCAAAGGAATTCGACAAACGGGCAATCGCGGTTATGCACGAACTGCTTAGCTTTACACTTGAGAAGAGATTGGTGACGGATCATCTGACCCATTTCAGGAGGGAGTTTGTGATGCCGCAGAAGCTGATGAGGATTTTTCTGAAGCATTGTGGTATCTTCTATGTCTCTGAGAGAGGGAAGAGATTCAGTGTGTTCTTGACAGAAGGTTACGAAGGGCCAGAGCTGATTGACAAGTGTCCTTTGATACTTTGGAAAGAGAAGCTGCTGAAGTTTACGGGTTACAGAGGAAGGAAGAGAGATATTCCAACTTATAGTGACACTTTGGACATGCAAGAAAGAGAATTGCTGGAGAGTGGTTCAGAAGATGAAAATTTGAGTGTTGAATTTGAGAAAGATGATGTGGGaacagatgatgatgagatggaCATTGATGAAGTGAATGATGCATATGAAGAGCATAACAAAGTTTAG
- the LOC104736208 gene encoding uncharacterized protein DDB_G0280205-like: MVRSNKQEPRVSATYIRSLVKQQLASSTTTTTIMTTTTDGSGGGGGGGKTQSQTQTHKKQVRRRLHTSRPYQERLLNMAEARREIVTALKQHRASMRQASRIPPPQPPPPPQPLNLFSPSPPPPPPPDPFSWTNPSLNFLLPNQPLGLNLNFQDFNDYIQTSSTTSSSSSSSSSSSSSSSFFPTNPHIYSSPSPPPTFTTATSDSAPQQPSSSAGENNVGTSAWWSELMMKTVEAPEIKPETEEVEDDVFPKLSDVMEFPSWLNQTEEELFHPYNLTDHYSIPHNPPLSCMEIGEIEGMDGEDWLA, encoded by the exons atggTCAgatcaaacaagcaagaaccaCGCGTCTCAGCTACTTACATCCGATCTCTCGTGAAGCAACAACTTGCTTCTTCCACCACCACTACTACTATTATGACCACCACAACCGATGGAAGCGGTGGCGGCGGTGGCGGCGGCAAAACGCAATCGCAAACGCAAACTCACAAGAAACAAGTGAGGAGGCGACTCCACACTAGCCGTCCTTACCAAGAACGTCTCCTCAACATGGCTGAAGCTCGTAGAGAAATCGTCACCGCTTTAAAACAACACCGCGCTTCCATGAGACAAGCCTCGAGGATCCCACCGCCTCAACCACCGCCACCACCGCAGCCGCTTAATCTCTTCTCTCCgtcccctcctcctcctccacctccggATCCGTTTTCTTGGACGAATCCGTCTCTCAATTTCCTCCTCCCTAACCAACCTTTAGGGTTAAACCTAAACTTCCAAGATTTCAACGACTACATCCAAACCTCATCGacaacatcttcatcttcatcatcatcatcatcttcatcttcctcatcatcgtTTTTTCCGACTAATCCACACATCTACTCTTCCCCTTCACCTCCTCCCACCTTCACCACCGCCACCTCAGATTCAGCTCCTCAACAACCCTCTTCCTCCGCGGGAGAGAACAACGTGGGGACGTCAGCTTGGTGGTCAGAGCTCATGATGAAAACGGTGGAGGCGCCGGAGATTAAACCGGAGACGGAAGAAGTCGAAGATGACGTGTTCCCTAAGCTTAGTGACGTCATGGAGTTCCCTTCGTGGTTAAACCAAACTGAAGAAGAATTGTTTCACCCTTACAATCTCACTGATCATTACTCAATCCCTCACAATCCTCCCTTATCCtg TATGGAGATTGGAGAGATTGAAGGCATGGATGGAGAAGACTGGCTTGCTTGA